From a single Herbiconiux sp. SALV-R1 genomic region:
- a CDS encoding DUF2207 domain-containing protein: MAGDIDDAADDRIPDPRPQHTPLWSILSRWLLALEAWLRSHGGTRLRRGLAAFWAVVALAGGVLLFGPVINEPMSLDDITGSASSATDTWIARDFDVDYTVERTDEGRLEADVVETIGAFFPDGVAETGIVRVLPTQYEGHALDPSDLEVTVDGEPATVDRSESSDQLTLTLSPGTSATAPLTGDHEFVLRYRLHDLAYTDVDEATGASVDLLAWDVFGPSWPQAFSGLDVSVTLPAELDDALVRQPRGALAWTLLSAGEWLTPEDPPADAGAPPGAITYGFTNDQNIPPYASARFTMVFESGTFVMPPPTALFIVQSFGPLLPLLFLAVTLLLALAARAVAWSDARGRPWFVAQSEPPRGVSVRAAAQVLRTPRTFELATALDAVSGKGRPDRTARLRAAARAARRTGRLGDRLRATLGYLSASEYGGQLREGLRRIPTGFVRDFFIAAPLALTLVQWGLVRQLSHQEPLAVVWWPAAFVLLSSAISLIVLAVALSARPLTRKGALVRQHLLGIGVYAERTQLLDRATTRDPLLAYAVVASDQGAARGTGRRVLDLIEGELGDDTASRGWRSSDFLSAPRILVRVVAVVLFGASVTAAAVLPNPYPRSLDPVAYSGDLPGTSFNEVRSFEADAVLALDDDRRARLTVTERIVVDFATESTSQVPQVARQWPARADGQELGLSVTSVTIDGTDAPYRASREGDTELMTTMLGEVLTGEHEVVVSYELASPVVAATGARVAEGSDTVDRLRWAALLEDWESSAGWPYDEAPSPVTVSITIPDALAGSALAAGWITEDTDSSDSARLWEETVVPFGRVATDAADDTGSTDSRDEVAGGTRYVLDLRENDNSFPFELRIADLGAMLDYPAGTFAGPDPDALAWQKVRDAFPLALVVALGVLALAIGAVSALVARRRGSRRAPPGFVRDLVWWLGSSTAVSTVWLFVWASSDMPDDWPEFPPLALAALAAVVGAAACWSLTLRERPAAATGRKVPRRIDARRPPRDRVE; this comes from the coding sequence ATGGCGGGGGACATCGACGACGCGGCCGACGACCGCATCCCCGACCCCCGCCCGCAGCACACCCCGCTCTGGTCGATCCTCTCCCGCTGGCTGCTCGCGCTCGAGGCGTGGCTGCGCTCGCACGGAGGCACGCGTCTGCGCCGAGGCCTCGCGGCCTTCTGGGCCGTGGTCGCGCTCGCGGGCGGCGTGCTGCTGTTCGGGCCCGTCATCAACGAGCCGATGTCGCTCGACGACATCACAGGGTCGGCCTCGAGCGCCACGGACACCTGGATCGCCCGCGACTTCGACGTCGACTACACCGTCGAGCGCACCGACGAGGGGCGTCTCGAGGCCGACGTCGTCGAGACGATCGGCGCCTTCTTCCCCGACGGCGTCGCAGAGACCGGCATCGTGCGGGTGCTCCCGACGCAGTACGAGGGGCACGCGCTCGACCCCTCCGACCTCGAGGTGACGGTCGACGGCGAGCCGGCCACGGTCGACCGGTCGGAGAGCAGCGACCAGCTCACCCTCACGCTCAGCCCGGGCACGAGTGCGACCGCCCCGCTCACCGGCGACCACGAGTTCGTGCTGCGCTACCGTCTGCACGACCTCGCCTACACCGACGTCGACGAGGCGACCGGAGCATCCGTCGACCTTCTGGCCTGGGACGTCTTCGGCCCCTCCTGGCCGCAGGCGTTCAGCGGCCTCGACGTGAGCGTCACGCTCCCGGCCGAGCTCGACGACGCCCTCGTGCGCCAGCCGCGCGGCGCGCTGGCGTGGACTCTGCTCTCCGCCGGCGAGTGGCTCACGCCCGAAGACCCGCCGGCCGACGCGGGCGCACCTCCCGGCGCCATCACCTACGGCTTCACGAACGACCAGAACATCCCGCCCTACGCGTCGGCCCGCTTCACCATGGTGTTCGAGTCGGGCACCTTCGTGATGCCGCCGCCGACAGCGCTCTTCATCGTGCAGAGCTTCGGGCCGCTGCTGCCGCTGCTGTTCCTCGCGGTCACCCTGCTGCTCGCGCTTGCGGCGCGTGCCGTCGCGTGGAGCGATGCGCGGGGTCGCCCGTGGTTCGTCGCGCAGTCCGAGCCGCCGAGGGGCGTGAGCGTGCGCGCCGCCGCGCAGGTGCTGCGCACACCGCGCACCTTCGAGCTCGCCACTGCACTGGATGCGGTGAGCGGCAAGGGCCGCCCCGACCGCACCGCCCGGCTGCGTGCAGCAGCCCGTGCCGCCCGTCGCACCGGCCGCCTCGGCGACCGTCTGCGCGCGACGCTGGGGTACCTCTCCGCCTCCGAGTACGGCGGGCAGCTGCGCGAGGGCCTGCGGCGCATCCCGACCGGATTCGTGCGCGACTTCTTCATCGCCGCCCCGCTCGCGCTCACGCTCGTGCAGTGGGGGCTCGTGCGTCAGCTCTCGCACCAGGAGCCGCTCGCCGTGGTGTGGTGGCCCGCCGCGTTCGTGCTGCTCTCGTCGGCGATCTCGCTGATCGTGCTGGCCGTCGCGCTGAGCGCGCGCCCGCTCACCAGGAAGGGTGCGCTCGTGCGGCAGCACCTGCTCGGCATCGGCGTCTACGCTGAGCGCACGCAGCTGCTCGACCGGGCGACCACGCGCGACCCTCTGCTCGCCTATGCCGTGGTGGCGTCAGACCAGGGTGCGGCCCGCGGCACCGGGCGGCGCGTGCTCGACCTCATCGAGGGGGAGCTCGGCGACGACACGGCCTCGCGCGGATGGCGCAGCAGCGACTTCTTGAGTGCGCCGCGCATCCTGGTGCGGGTGGTGGCGGTGGTGCTGTTCGGCGCATCCGTCACCGCTGCGGCCGTGCTGCCGAACCCGTACCCGCGGTCGCTCGACCCCGTCGCCTACTCGGGCGACCTCCCGGGCACCTCCTTCAACGAGGTGCGCTCGTTCGAGGCGGATGCGGTGCTCGCCCTCGACGACGACCGCCGCGCCCGGCTGACGGTCACCGAGCGCATCGTCGTCGACTTCGCCACCGAGTCGACCTCGCAGGTGCCGCAGGTCGCCCGGCAGTGGCCCGCCCGGGCCGACGGCCAGGAGCTCGGGCTCTCGGTGACCTCGGTGACGATCGATGGAACTGACGCCCCCTACCGCGCGTCGCGCGAGGGCGACACTGAGCTCATGACCACGATGCTCGGCGAGGTGCTGACGGGGGAGCACGAGGTCGTCGTCTCGTACGAGCTCGCCTCGCCCGTGGTGGCGGCGACGGGGGCGCGGGTGGCCGAGGGGTCCGACACCGTCGACAGGCTGCGGTGGGCGGCGCTGCTGGAGGACTGGGAGTCGTCGGCCGGCTGGCCGTACGACGAGGCTCCCTCCCCGGTCACGGTGTCGATCACGATCCCGGATGCGCTGGCCGGCTCAGCGCTCGCCGCCGGCTGGATCACCGAAGACACCGACTCCTCCGACAGCGCGCGACTGTGGGAGGAGACGGTGGTGCCGTTCGGGCGCGTGGCCACCGACGCGGCCGACGACACCGGCAGCACCGACAGTCGGGACGAGGTGGCCGGGGGAACCCGGTACGTGCTCGACCTGCGCGAGAACGACAACAGCTTCCCGTTCGAGTTGAGGATCGCCGACCTCGGGGCGATGCTCGACTATCCGGCGGGCACCTTCGCTGGCCCCGACCCGGATGCGCTGGCCTGGCAGAAGGTGCGCGACGCGTTCCCCCTCGCGCTCGTCGTGGCGCTCGGCGTGCTCGCGCTCGCCATCGGCGCCGTGAGCGCGCTCGTGGCCCGGCGCCGCGGCTCGCGTCGTGCGCCGCCCGGGTTCGTGCGCGACCTCGTGTGGTGGCTCGGCAGCTCGACCGCCGTCTCGACGGTGTGGCTCTTCGTCTGGGCCAGCTCCGACATGCCCGACGACTGGCCCGAGTTCCCGCCCCTCGCCCTCGCGGCCCTCGCCGCCGTCGTCGGCGCCGCCGCCTGCTGGAGCCTCACCCTCCGCGAACGCCCCGCCGCCGCGACGGGCCGCAAGGTGCCTCGCCGGATCGACGCCCGCCGCCCGCCCCGCGACCGCGTCGAATAG
- a CDS encoding glycoside hydrolase family 3 N-terminal domain-containing protein, translating to MRRSTMRAAASPAATAGAGSRGQRRAGERRSSRVVTAALVVGAIVAAGAVGVAPGSSAVAATTPPAGSPSSTSGPSATPTRPGWPSPTPSASTAPSEPGRLRAAFPALSAEERIRAYAEVRLNSMTLEQKIASMFMVHVAGSDPAALQGYLEANKPGGLLLLGDNVPGSAADAAALTGALHESDGLATLIAIDQEGGIVARLRDDGYAAADTLKSEPVQATTDAFTQRAALLDATGMTVNFGIVADVTSDPSSFIFERSLGADPSSASARVAAAVSAERGSVVSTLKHFPGHGAAGGDSHTSIPTTDLGYEQWLAEDAPPFQAGVDAGAEMVMFGHLVYSSVDGAPASLSPEWHRVLRDELGFDGVAVTDDLLMLENSGVAAYADRTTNAIAAVAAGNDLLLYNSTVDVPALSAAIASAVRAGTIPESRIDEAALRLLDLRRTLWVAGDR from the coding sequence ATGCGCCGGTCGACGATGCGCGCCGCCGCCTCTCCCGCCGCCACCGCGGGCGCAGGGTCGCGGGGGCAGCGGCGGGCGGGCGAGCGCCGGTCGTCGCGCGTGGTTACGGCGGCGCTTGTGGTCGGAGCGATCGTCGCGGCGGGCGCGGTCGGGGTGGCACCTGGGTCGTCGGCGGTGGCGGCGACCACCCCTCCCGCAGGCTCGCCCTCCTCGACGAGCGGCCCATCCGCCACCCCCACCCGGCCCGGCTGGCCGTCACCCACGCCGTCGGCCTCGACCGCGCCGTCGGAGCCCGGCCGTCTGCGTGCCGCGTTCCCTGCCTTGTCGGCGGAGGAGCGCATCCGGGCGTATGCAGAGGTGCGGCTGAACTCGATGACCCTCGAACAGAAGATCGCGTCGATGTTCATGGTGCACGTCGCCGGCAGCGACCCTGCCGCGCTGCAGGGCTACCTCGAGGCGAACAAGCCCGGCGGGCTGCTGCTGCTGGGCGACAACGTGCCGGGCAGTGCGGCGGACGCTGCGGCGCTCACCGGGGCACTCCACGAGTCCGACGGGCTCGCCACCCTCATCGCCATCGATCAGGAGGGCGGCATCGTGGCGCGCCTGCGCGACGACGGCTACGCGGCGGCCGACACCCTCAAGTCGGAACCGGTCCAGGCGACCACCGACGCCTTCACCCAGCGCGCCGCGTTGCTCGACGCCACCGGCATGACGGTGAACTTCGGGATCGTCGCCGACGTCACCTCCGACCCGTCGTCGTTCATCTTCGAGCGCTCGCTCGGCGCCGACCCGAGCTCGGCGAGTGCGCGGGTCGCGGCGGCGGTGTCGGCCGAGCGGGGGAGCGTGGTCTCGACCCTGAAGCACTTCCCGGGGCATGGTGCGGCGGGCGGCGACTCGCACACCTCCATCCCGACGACCGACCTCGGCTACGAGCAGTGGCTCGCCGAAGACGCGCCGCCGTTCCAGGCGGGTGTGGACGCCGGCGCCGAGATGGTGATGTTCGGCCACCTTGTGTACTCCTCGGTCGACGGTGCCCCCGCATCCCTCTCGCCGGAGTGGCACCGCGTGCTGCGCGACGAGCTCGGCTTCGACGGCGTGGCCGTCACCGACGACCTCCTCATGCTCGAGAACTCGGGCGTCGCTGCCTACGCCGACCGCACCACCAACGCCATCGCCGCAGTCGCCGCAGGCAACGACCTCCTCCTCTACAACAGCACCGTCGACGTCCCGGCCCTCTCGGCGGCGATCGCCTCCGCGGTGCGAGCCGGCACCATCCCCGAGTCGCGCATCGACGAGGCGGCCCTCCGCCTCCTCGACCTCCGCCGCACTCTCTGGGTCGCTGGCGACCGCTGA
- a CDS encoding acyl-CoA dehydrogenase family protein has product MVDPTPADSLIDDELLARIRSRAATYDRENRFADDDLRELTEVGYLRMFAPVEFGGLGFSLARVAREQTRLATAAPATALAINMHLVWTGVATVLRDRGDTSLEWVLQDAVAGEIFAFGNSEAGNDLVLFGSTTAAVPGADGSYAYTGRKIFTSLSPVWTRLGVFGRDDSDPEAPLLVHAFLTRGTPGIETLSDWDTLAMRASQSNTTILDGAVAPADRVFRKLPVGPSADPLIFGIFSTFEILLAAVYTGIGQRAIELAVEAAHRRTSMKAGGRPYAHDPDIRWKVAEAGILHDGIPPQIEALARDVDEQVAHGAAWFPKLVGLKVRATETAREVVDLALRVSGGSAIASSSELGRLYRDVVAGIFHPSDGESAHSTVANALLGPVPE; this is encoded by the coding sequence CGCGACGTACGATCGCGAGAATCGATTCGCCGACGACGACCTGCGCGAGCTCACCGAGGTCGGCTACCTGCGCATGTTCGCGCCCGTCGAGTTCGGCGGCCTCGGCTTCAGTCTGGCCCGCGTCGCCCGCGAGCAGACGCGCCTGGCCACGGCAGCGCCCGCGACGGCGCTCGCCATCAACATGCACCTCGTCTGGACGGGCGTGGCCACGGTGCTGCGCGACCGCGGCGACACCTCCCTCGAGTGGGTGCTCCAGGATGCTGTGGCCGGCGAGATCTTCGCGTTCGGTAACAGCGAGGCGGGCAACGATCTCGTGCTGTTCGGCTCGACGACCGCGGCCGTGCCGGGGGCCGATGGCTCCTACGCCTACACCGGCCGCAAGATCTTCACCTCCCTGTCTCCGGTGTGGACGAGACTCGGCGTCTTCGGCCGCGACGACTCCGACCCCGAGGCGCCGCTCCTCGTGCACGCCTTCCTCACCCGGGGTACGCCCGGCATCGAGACGCTCTCCGACTGGGATACCCTGGCCATGCGCGCCAGTCAGAGCAACACGACGATCCTCGACGGTGCCGTCGCGCCGGCTGATCGGGTGTTCCGCAAGCTCCCGGTGGGGCCGAGCGCCGATCCGCTCATCTTCGGTATCTTCTCGACCTTCGAGATTCTCCTCGCCGCCGTGTACACCGGCATCGGTCAGCGGGCCATCGAGCTGGCCGTCGAGGCGGCCCATCGGCGCACCTCGATGAAGGCGGGTGGGCGGCCCTACGCGCACGACCCCGACATTCGGTGGAAGGTGGCGGAGGCGGGCATCCTGCACGACGGCATCCCGCCGCAGATCGAGGCGCTCGCGCGCGATGTCGACGAGCAGGTCGCGCACGGGGCTGCCTGGTTCCCGAAGCTCGTCGGCCTCAAGGTGCGCGCCACCGAGACCGCGCGCGAGGTCGTCGACCTTGCGCTGCGGGTGTCGGGCGGTTCGGCGATCGCCTCGTCGAGCGAGCTCGGCCGCCTCTACCGCGACGTGGTCGCGGGCATCTTCCACCCCTCCGACGGCGAGTCGGCCCACTCCACCGTCGCGAACGCCCTGCTCGGGCCCGTGCCGGAGTGA
- a CDS encoding DUF4349 domain-containing protein: MRRTILASTAVVAVLVLTGCAQGGGASQTADGPVMVEPAPGARDGGVQSAEGGSSSLDSSAGSSGSSADSAAAADQSVITTGWITVTVDDPTAAVDATVDLVESLDGRIDSRSQQAGSENSRSSAQLVIRVPADSVDAAVEGLGELGTVDSVSLSSNDVTLQVRDLDAQIKALQASVDRLLDLVDQAATTADLVELETAISDRQAQLDSLKSQKQYLSDQIAYSTLTVDLTQKGALPSNAPGDFWSGLAAGWASLVAAMSGLVVAIGVLIPWLLPLAVIAGIIALIVALSRRGARRRAARGGAAGAGGVLPTYATPYQPASTTAQTAAPVAVAPQSYGSPATNPGAATATHPATTPDSHDTQVLGEHDRAAHPDTAPPPVDAPESDTSEHRDTPPYPQS; the protein is encoded by the coding sequence ATGAGACGAACGATCCTCGCATCCACCGCCGTCGTCGCCGTGCTCGTGCTGACGGGATGCGCCCAGGGCGGCGGGGCGTCGCAGACCGCCGACGGGCCGGTGATGGTGGAGCCCGCGCCCGGTGCGCGGGATGGCGGGGTGCAGTCGGCGGAGGGCGGCTCGTCGTCGCTCGACTCGTCGGCGGGCTCGTCGGGCTCGTCGGCGGACTCGGCGGCTGCCGCGGATCAGAGCGTCATCACCACCGGCTGGATCACCGTGACCGTCGACGACCCCACAGCAGCCGTCGACGCCACGGTCGATCTCGTCGAGTCGCTCGACGGGCGCATCGACTCCAGGTCGCAGCAGGCCGGGTCGGAGAACTCGCGCTCGAGCGCCCAACTCGTCATCAGGGTGCCCGCCGACTCGGTCGACGCCGCGGTCGAGGGCCTCGGAGAGCTCGGCACCGTCGACTCGGTGTCGCTCAGCTCGAACGACGTGACGCTGCAGGTGCGCGACCTGGATGCGCAGATCAAGGCGCTGCAGGCATCCGTCGACCGGCTGCTCGATCTGGTCGACCAGGCGGCGACCACCGCCGACCTCGTCGAGCTCGAGACCGCCATCTCTGACCGGCAGGCGCAGCTCGACAGCCTCAAGTCGCAGAAGCAGTACCTGTCGGATCAGATCGCCTATTCGACCCTCACCGTCGACCTCACCCAGAAGGGTGCCCTGCCGTCGAACGCCCCCGGCGACTTCTGGAGCGGCCTCGCCGCGGGGTGGGCGTCGCTCGTCGCGGCGATGTCGGGGCTCGTGGTGGCGATCGGGGTGCTCATCCCGTGGCTGCTGCCACTCGCGGTGATCGCGGGGATCATCGCGCTGATCGTGGCGCTGTCGCGCCGCGGCGCGCGGCGGCGCGCCGCGCGGGGTGGCGCGGCGGGTGCGGGTGGCGTCCTGCCCACGTACGCGACGCCGTACCAGCCGGCGTCGACGACGGCGCAGACCGCTGCTCCCGTGGCCGTGGCACCGCAGAGTTACGGGTCCCCCGCGACGAACCCCGGTGCGGCGACGGCGACTCACCCCGCCACCACGCCCGACTCGCATGACACCCAGGTGCTGGGCGAGCACGACCGCGCCGCGCACCCCGACACCGCGCCTCCCCCCGTCGACGCCCCGGAGTCCGACACCTCCGAGCACCGCGACACCCCGCCCTACCCCCAGTCGTAA